Proteins from one Sabethes cyaneus chromosome 2, idSabCyanKW18_F2, whole genome shotgun sequence genomic window:
- the LOC128734324 gene encoding trypsin-7-like, producing the protein MKVFVVLALCVAAAVAGPDEDVWLRYNRRMPGSYYTMQPLERPPINGRIVGGIDADIEDFPYQLSLRRGGSHICGASIISDRWALSAAHCTYPTPVLSTITLRGGSNNRLEGGVLFDVERIENHPAYVDPTLENDVSLLRSTVEFAGANIAAIALVPVDTYFSAGTRAVVSGWGLTSVPGSLPIILQKVDIPIIDQETCRAGWPVGWVTDDMLCASEPGRDACNADSGSPLVTGGLQIGAVSWGSDFCLGNEPGVFARIAFPVIRNWIAEVSGV; encoded by the exons ATGAAGGTATTCGTAGTACTCGCTTTGTGTGTGGCAGCTGCCGTAGCAGGTCCCGATGAGGACGTTTGGTTGCGTTACAACCGACGTATGCCCGGGTCATACTACACGATGCAGCCGCTCGAAAGACCCCCGATTAATGGCCGCATCGTCGGAGGTATCGACGCTGACATCGAAGACTTCCCGTACCAGCTGTCGCTGCGTCGCGGTGGATCGCACATCTGCGGTGCCTCGATTATCTCCGATCGGTGGGCCCTGTCGGCCGCTCACTGCACCTATCCTACTCCGGTTCTGTCCACT ATAACACTCCGTGGAGGTTCGAATAATCGTCTCGAAGGTGGTGTTTTATTTGACGTTGAACGTATTGAGAATCATCCTGCCTACGTCGACCCGACTCTGGAAAACGATGTCTCCCTTCTGCGCAGTACAGTTGAATTCGCAGGAGCCAACATTGCCGCTATTGCTCTAGTTCCGGTCGACACCTACTTTTCAGCAGGTACCCGAGCTGTCGTGTCCGGATGGGGTCTAACC AGTGTTCCCGGATCGCTGCCAATCATTCTTCAAAAGGTTGACATTCCCATTATTGACCAAGAAACCTGCAGAGCTGGATGGCCGGTTGGCTGGGTTACCGATGA TATGCTCTGCGCCAGCGAACCAGGTCGTGATGCTTGTAATGCAGATAGCGGTAGTCCGCTGGTTACTGGTGGACTTCAGATCGGTGCTGTCTCGTGGGGTTCCGACTTCTGCTTAGGCAACGAGCCCGGAGTCTTCGCACGTATTGCCTTCCCGGTGATCCGCAACTGGATCGCAGAGGTCAGTGGCGTCTAA